In Paralichthys olivaceus isolate ysfri-2021 chromosome 1, ASM2471397v2, whole genome shotgun sequence, the following are encoded in one genomic region:
- the ampd3a gene encoding AMP deaminase 3 isoform X2 has protein sequence MTASEDMPRQFPRVTLSEAEEETQLLVEKVYASALKEEDNKDALSMFTVPEDCPIGLQQAMEHELLKELAEQQSEETNKRKKSLKMIRSQSLCLQMPLNTDWTRPAAVTPFLSPSSTCSSVPENCPDYQRVTISGDYCAGITVEDYEQAAKSLLKALLIREKYSKLAYHRFCRTTTQFLRSAENIRWSEEDEVLPDMCPCPLGGEDPYSMDNIPENLNYELKMKDGIVNVYDNAEALRQNQPHDLPYPDLETFAIDLSHVLAMIADGPTKTYCHRRLNFLSSKFYLHEMLNEMAELKELKSVPHRDFYNVRKVDTHIHAAACMSQKHLLTFIQKTYKTDADCVVMEKAGQKMTLQEVFHSINKDPYDLTVDSLDVHAGRQTFHRFDKFNSKYNPVGASELREIFLKTDNHITGEYFARIIKEVAHDLEESKYQHAEPRVSIYGRSPEEWDNLSKWFIHHKVYSPNMRWIIQVPRIYDIFKSKKLVPHFAKMLENIFLPLFEATVNPQDHRELHVFLKYVSGFDSVDDESKHSDHMFSFRSPKPEQWTADDNPPYSYYLFHMYANIMVLNNLRKERGLSTFQFRPHCGEAGSITHLVSAFLTSDNISHGLNLKKSPVLQYLYYLAQVPIAMSPLSNNSLFLEYSKNPLREFLHKGLCVSLSTDDPMQFHYTKEPLMEEYAIAAQLWKLSTCDVCEIARNSVLQSGLSHQEKKHFLGVNYLKDGPEGNDIRRTNVAQIRMAYRHETLCNELSFIVDAVKSELINSKSD, from the exons acATGCCTCGCCAATTCCCAAGGGTAACTCTGAGCGAGGCAGAAGAAGAGActcagctgctggtggagaagGTTTATGCATCTGCGTTAAAGGAAGAAGACAACAAAGATGCCTTATCGATGTTCACCGTGCCTGAGGACTGCCCCATCGGCCTTCAGCAAGCCATGGAGCACGAGCTGCTCAAGGAGCTGGCAGAGCAACAGTCAGAGGAGACTAACAAGAG GAAGAAAAGCTTGAAGATGATTCGCTCCCAATCATTGTGCCTACAGATGCCATTGAATACAGATTGGACGAGGCCAGCGGCTGTTACACCATTCCTGTCCCCGAGCTCCACCTGTTCATCAGTGCCAGAAAACTGCCCTGATTACCAGAGGGTCACTATTAGTGGTGATTACTGTGCTGGA ATCACAGTGGAGGACTATGAACAGGCTGCCAAAAGTCTGTTAAAGGCCCTGCTTATTCGTGAGAAATACTCAAAGCTGGCCTATCATCGGTTCTGCAGAACAACAACCCAGTTCCTCCGCAGTGCTGAAAACATCAGATGGAGCGAGGAGGATGAGGTTCTGCCAG ATATGTGCCCGTGTCCATTAGGGGGAGAAGATCCCTACAGCATGGACAACATCCCAGAGAACCTCAACTATGAACTGAAGATGAAGGATGGAATAGTGAATGTGTATGACAACGCTGAGGCCCTGAGACAAAACCAGCCCCATGACCTTCCTTATCCAGACTTAGAAACGTTCGCCATCGACCTCAGCCATGTGTTGGCCATGATTGCAGATGGACCCAC GaagacttactgtcacagacGACTAAATTTCTTGAGTTCGAAGTTCTACCTCCACGAGATGCTCAACGAGATGGCCGAGCTAAAGGAACTGAAAAGTGTCCCTCACAGAGATTTTTACAATGTCAGGAAG gtggacacacacattcatgcagctgCCTGTATGTCTCAGAAACACCTGCTGACTTTCATTCAGAAAACATATAAGACTGATGCGGACTGTGTGGTGATGGAGAAGGCCGGACAGAAGATGACTCTGCAGGAGGTTTTCCACAGCATCAATAAAGACCCATATGACCTGACTGTGGACTCTCTGGATGTACATGCG GGGAGACAAACCTTCCACCGGTTTGATAAGTTCAATTCCAAGTATAACCCAGTTGGAGCGAGTGAACTACGAGAAATCTTCCTGAAAACAGACAACCACATTACTGGAGAGTATTTTGCTCGCATCATAAAG GAAGTGGCCCATGACCTTGAGGAGAGTAAGTATCAGCATGCAGAGCCTCGTGTGTCCATCTACGGACGCTCTCCAGAGGAGTGGGACAATCTGTCCAAGTGGTTCATCCATCACAAAGTTTACTCTCCAAACATGAGGTGGATCATTCAAGTACCCAGAATATA tgacattttcaaGTCAAAGAAGCTGGTACCTCATTTTGCCAAGATGCTGGAGAacattttccttcctctgtttgagGCCACTGTTAATCCACAGGATCACAGAGAACTGCACGTTTTCCTCAAATAC gtgtcaGGCTTTGACAGCGTCGACGACGAGTCCAAACACAGCGATCACATGTTCTCCTTCAGGAGCCCAAAGCCTGAGCAGTGGACTGCAGATGACAACCCCCCCTACAGCTACTACCTGTTCCACATGTATGCAAACATCATGGTCCTCAACAACCTCAGGAA ggaaCGTGGACTGAGCACCTTCCAGTTCCGCCCACACTGTGGAGAAGCTGGATCCATCACTCATCTGGTCTCTGCCTTTCTCACTTCTGACAACATCTCACACGGACTCAACTTGAAGAAG AGTCCTGTGTTGCAGTACCTGTACTACCTGGCCCAGGTGCCAATTGCAATGTCTCCACTCAGCAACAACAGTCTGTTCCTGGAATACTCCAAAAACCCTCTGAGAGAGTTCCTGCACAAaggcctgtgtgtgtccctgtccaCAGACGATCCCATGCAGTTCCACTACActaag GAGCCACTGATGGAGGAGTACGCCATCGCAGCTCAGCTGTGGAAGCTCAGCACCTGTGATGTTTGTGAAATAGCCAGGAACAGTGTTCTGCAGAGTGGACTGTCTCACCAG GAGAAGAAGCACTTCTTGGGGGTGAACTACCTGAAAGACGGACCCGAAGGGAACGATATCCGTCGGACCAATGTGGCACAGATCCGCATGGCCTACAGACACGAGACACTGTGTAATGAGCTTAGCTTCATAGTGGACGCAGTGAAGTCTGAACTCATAAATTCCAAAAGTGactaa
- the ampd3a gene encoding AMP deaminase 3 isoform X1, which translates to MRRGDSFPLKNMPRQFPRVTLSEAEEETQLLVEKVYASALKEEDNKDALSMFTVPEDCPIGLQQAMEHELLKELAEQQSEETNKRKKSLKMIRSQSLCLQMPLNTDWTRPAAVTPFLSPSSTCSSVPENCPDYQRVTISGDYCAGITVEDYEQAAKSLLKALLIREKYSKLAYHRFCRTTTQFLRSAENIRWSEEDEVLPDMCPCPLGGEDPYSMDNIPENLNYELKMKDGIVNVYDNAEALRQNQPHDLPYPDLETFAIDLSHVLAMIADGPTKTYCHRRLNFLSSKFYLHEMLNEMAELKELKSVPHRDFYNVRKVDTHIHAAACMSQKHLLTFIQKTYKTDADCVVMEKAGQKMTLQEVFHSINKDPYDLTVDSLDVHAGRQTFHRFDKFNSKYNPVGASELREIFLKTDNHITGEYFARIIKEVAHDLEESKYQHAEPRVSIYGRSPEEWDNLSKWFIHHKVYSPNMRWIIQVPRIYDIFKSKKLVPHFAKMLENIFLPLFEATVNPQDHRELHVFLKYVSGFDSVDDESKHSDHMFSFRSPKPEQWTADDNPPYSYYLFHMYANIMVLNNLRKERGLSTFQFRPHCGEAGSITHLVSAFLTSDNISHGLNLKKSPVLQYLYYLAQVPIAMSPLSNNSLFLEYSKNPLREFLHKGLCVSLSTDDPMQFHYTKEPLMEEYAIAAQLWKLSTCDVCEIARNSVLQSGLSHQEKKHFLGVNYLKDGPEGNDIRRTNVAQIRMAYRHETLCNELSFIVDAVKSELINSKSD; encoded by the exons acATGCCTCGCCAATTCCCAAGGGTAACTCTGAGCGAGGCAGAAGAAGAGActcagctgctggtggagaagGTTTATGCATCTGCGTTAAAGGAAGAAGACAACAAAGATGCCTTATCGATGTTCACCGTGCCTGAGGACTGCCCCATCGGCCTTCAGCAAGCCATGGAGCACGAGCTGCTCAAGGAGCTGGCAGAGCAACAGTCAGAGGAGACTAACAAGAG GAAGAAAAGCTTGAAGATGATTCGCTCCCAATCATTGTGCCTACAGATGCCATTGAATACAGATTGGACGAGGCCAGCGGCTGTTACACCATTCCTGTCCCCGAGCTCCACCTGTTCATCAGTGCCAGAAAACTGCCCTGATTACCAGAGGGTCACTATTAGTGGTGATTACTGTGCTGGA ATCACAGTGGAGGACTATGAACAGGCTGCCAAAAGTCTGTTAAAGGCCCTGCTTATTCGTGAGAAATACTCAAAGCTGGCCTATCATCGGTTCTGCAGAACAACAACCCAGTTCCTCCGCAGTGCTGAAAACATCAGATGGAGCGAGGAGGATGAGGTTCTGCCAG ATATGTGCCCGTGTCCATTAGGGGGAGAAGATCCCTACAGCATGGACAACATCCCAGAGAACCTCAACTATGAACTGAAGATGAAGGATGGAATAGTGAATGTGTATGACAACGCTGAGGCCCTGAGACAAAACCAGCCCCATGACCTTCCTTATCCAGACTTAGAAACGTTCGCCATCGACCTCAGCCATGTGTTGGCCATGATTGCAGATGGACCCAC GaagacttactgtcacagacGACTAAATTTCTTGAGTTCGAAGTTCTACCTCCACGAGATGCTCAACGAGATGGCCGAGCTAAAGGAACTGAAAAGTGTCCCTCACAGAGATTTTTACAATGTCAGGAAG gtggacacacacattcatgcagctgCCTGTATGTCTCAGAAACACCTGCTGACTTTCATTCAGAAAACATATAAGACTGATGCGGACTGTGTGGTGATGGAGAAGGCCGGACAGAAGATGACTCTGCAGGAGGTTTTCCACAGCATCAATAAAGACCCATATGACCTGACTGTGGACTCTCTGGATGTACATGCG GGGAGACAAACCTTCCACCGGTTTGATAAGTTCAATTCCAAGTATAACCCAGTTGGAGCGAGTGAACTACGAGAAATCTTCCTGAAAACAGACAACCACATTACTGGAGAGTATTTTGCTCGCATCATAAAG GAAGTGGCCCATGACCTTGAGGAGAGTAAGTATCAGCATGCAGAGCCTCGTGTGTCCATCTACGGACGCTCTCCAGAGGAGTGGGACAATCTGTCCAAGTGGTTCATCCATCACAAAGTTTACTCTCCAAACATGAGGTGGATCATTCAAGTACCCAGAATATA tgacattttcaaGTCAAAGAAGCTGGTACCTCATTTTGCCAAGATGCTGGAGAacattttccttcctctgtttgagGCCACTGTTAATCCACAGGATCACAGAGAACTGCACGTTTTCCTCAAATAC gtgtcaGGCTTTGACAGCGTCGACGACGAGTCCAAACACAGCGATCACATGTTCTCCTTCAGGAGCCCAAAGCCTGAGCAGTGGACTGCAGATGACAACCCCCCCTACAGCTACTACCTGTTCCACATGTATGCAAACATCATGGTCCTCAACAACCTCAGGAA ggaaCGTGGACTGAGCACCTTCCAGTTCCGCCCACACTGTGGAGAAGCTGGATCCATCACTCATCTGGTCTCTGCCTTTCTCACTTCTGACAACATCTCACACGGACTCAACTTGAAGAAG AGTCCTGTGTTGCAGTACCTGTACTACCTGGCCCAGGTGCCAATTGCAATGTCTCCACTCAGCAACAACAGTCTGTTCCTGGAATACTCCAAAAACCCTCTGAGAGAGTTCCTGCACAAaggcctgtgtgtgtccctgtccaCAGACGATCCCATGCAGTTCCACTACActaag GAGCCACTGATGGAGGAGTACGCCATCGCAGCTCAGCTGTGGAAGCTCAGCACCTGTGATGTTTGTGAAATAGCCAGGAACAGTGTTCTGCAGAGTGGACTGTCTCACCAG GAGAAGAAGCACTTCTTGGGGGTGAACTACCTGAAAGACGGACCCGAAGGGAACGATATCCGTCGGACCAATGTGGCACAGATCCGCATGGCCTACAGACACGAGACACTGTGTAATGAGCTTAGCTTCATAGTGGACGCAGTGAAGTCTGAACTCATAAATTCCAAAAGTGactaa
- the ampd3a gene encoding AMP deaminase 3 isoform X3 yields the protein MPRQFPRVTLSEAEEETQLLVEKVYASALKEEDNKDALSMFTVPEDCPIGLQQAMEHELLKELAEQQSEETNKRKKSLKMIRSQSLCLQMPLNTDWTRPAAVTPFLSPSSTCSSVPENCPDYQRVTISGDYCAGITVEDYEQAAKSLLKALLIREKYSKLAYHRFCRTTTQFLRSAENIRWSEEDEVLPDMCPCPLGGEDPYSMDNIPENLNYELKMKDGIVNVYDNAEALRQNQPHDLPYPDLETFAIDLSHVLAMIADGPTKTYCHRRLNFLSSKFYLHEMLNEMAELKELKSVPHRDFYNVRKVDTHIHAAACMSQKHLLTFIQKTYKTDADCVVMEKAGQKMTLQEVFHSINKDPYDLTVDSLDVHAGRQTFHRFDKFNSKYNPVGASELREIFLKTDNHITGEYFARIIKEVAHDLEESKYQHAEPRVSIYGRSPEEWDNLSKWFIHHKVYSPNMRWIIQVPRIYDIFKSKKLVPHFAKMLENIFLPLFEATVNPQDHRELHVFLKYVSGFDSVDDESKHSDHMFSFRSPKPEQWTADDNPPYSYYLFHMYANIMVLNNLRKERGLSTFQFRPHCGEAGSITHLVSAFLTSDNISHGLNLKKSPVLQYLYYLAQVPIAMSPLSNNSLFLEYSKNPLREFLHKGLCVSLSTDDPMQFHYTKEPLMEEYAIAAQLWKLSTCDVCEIARNSVLQSGLSHQEKKHFLGVNYLKDGPEGNDIRRTNVAQIRMAYRHETLCNELSFIVDAVKSELINSKSD from the exons ATGCCTCGCCAATTCCCAAGGGTAACTCTGAGCGAGGCAGAAGAAGAGActcagctgctggtggagaagGTTTATGCATCTGCGTTAAAGGAAGAAGACAACAAAGATGCCTTATCGATGTTCACCGTGCCTGAGGACTGCCCCATCGGCCTTCAGCAAGCCATGGAGCACGAGCTGCTCAAGGAGCTGGCAGAGCAACAGTCAGAGGAGACTAACAAGAG GAAGAAAAGCTTGAAGATGATTCGCTCCCAATCATTGTGCCTACAGATGCCATTGAATACAGATTGGACGAGGCCAGCGGCTGTTACACCATTCCTGTCCCCGAGCTCCACCTGTTCATCAGTGCCAGAAAACTGCCCTGATTACCAGAGGGTCACTATTAGTGGTGATTACTGTGCTGGA ATCACAGTGGAGGACTATGAACAGGCTGCCAAAAGTCTGTTAAAGGCCCTGCTTATTCGTGAGAAATACTCAAAGCTGGCCTATCATCGGTTCTGCAGAACAACAACCCAGTTCCTCCGCAGTGCTGAAAACATCAGATGGAGCGAGGAGGATGAGGTTCTGCCAG ATATGTGCCCGTGTCCATTAGGGGGAGAAGATCCCTACAGCATGGACAACATCCCAGAGAACCTCAACTATGAACTGAAGATGAAGGATGGAATAGTGAATGTGTATGACAACGCTGAGGCCCTGAGACAAAACCAGCCCCATGACCTTCCTTATCCAGACTTAGAAACGTTCGCCATCGACCTCAGCCATGTGTTGGCCATGATTGCAGATGGACCCAC GaagacttactgtcacagacGACTAAATTTCTTGAGTTCGAAGTTCTACCTCCACGAGATGCTCAACGAGATGGCCGAGCTAAAGGAACTGAAAAGTGTCCCTCACAGAGATTTTTACAATGTCAGGAAG gtggacacacacattcatgcagctgCCTGTATGTCTCAGAAACACCTGCTGACTTTCATTCAGAAAACATATAAGACTGATGCGGACTGTGTGGTGATGGAGAAGGCCGGACAGAAGATGACTCTGCAGGAGGTTTTCCACAGCATCAATAAAGACCCATATGACCTGACTGTGGACTCTCTGGATGTACATGCG GGGAGACAAACCTTCCACCGGTTTGATAAGTTCAATTCCAAGTATAACCCAGTTGGAGCGAGTGAACTACGAGAAATCTTCCTGAAAACAGACAACCACATTACTGGAGAGTATTTTGCTCGCATCATAAAG GAAGTGGCCCATGACCTTGAGGAGAGTAAGTATCAGCATGCAGAGCCTCGTGTGTCCATCTACGGACGCTCTCCAGAGGAGTGGGACAATCTGTCCAAGTGGTTCATCCATCACAAAGTTTACTCTCCAAACATGAGGTGGATCATTCAAGTACCCAGAATATA tgacattttcaaGTCAAAGAAGCTGGTACCTCATTTTGCCAAGATGCTGGAGAacattttccttcctctgtttgagGCCACTGTTAATCCACAGGATCACAGAGAACTGCACGTTTTCCTCAAATAC gtgtcaGGCTTTGACAGCGTCGACGACGAGTCCAAACACAGCGATCACATGTTCTCCTTCAGGAGCCCAAAGCCTGAGCAGTGGACTGCAGATGACAACCCCCCCTACAGCTACTACCTGTTCCACATGTATGCAAACATCATGGTCCTCAACAACCTCAGGAA ggaaCGTGGACTGAGCACCTTCCAGTTCCGCCCACACTGTGGAGAAGCTGGATCCATCACTCATCTGGTCTCTGCCTTTCTCACTTCTGACAACATCTCACACGGACTCAACTTGAAGAAG AGTCCTGTGTTGCAGTACCTGTACTACCTGGCCCAGGTGCCAATTGCAATGTCTCCACTCAGCAACAACAGTCTGTTCCTGGAATACTCCAAAAACCCTCTGAGAGAGTTCCTGCACAAaggcctgtgtgtgtccctgtccaCAGACGATCCCATGCAGTTCCACTACActaag GAGCCACTGATGGAGGAGTACGCCATCGCAGCTCAGCTGTGGAAGCTCAGCACCTGTGATGTTTGTGAAATAGCCAGGAACAGTGTTCTGCAGAGTGGACTGTCTCACCAG GAGAAGAAGCACTTCTTGGGGGTGAACTACCTGAAAGACGGACCCGAAGGGAACGATATCCGTCGGACCAATGTGGCACAGATCCGCATGGCCTACAGACACGAGACACTGTGTAATGAGCTTAGCTTCATAGTGGACGCAGTGAAGTCTGAACTCATAAATTCCAAAAGTGactaa